In Ornithodoros turicata isolate Travis chromosome 1, ASM3712646v1, whole genome shotgun sequence, the DNA window TATTTGTTGGTTATCTTGTACATTACATTTATGAAACTGCATGTGCGTGAAATGGTAGTAGTTAAGCAATCTTGTGCAGATGAAAAATTTTTAACTTTTTTAAATATCAGTTATGTATATGTGTGTGAACTTCCTTCATTTATGCTAGTTGACTGCATTGAATTATTTCCTGCAATATTGAAAATTTGAGACGCTTGTGTTTTGTGGAAAAGTGCCGCTCTAATTTTTCATGTTTTGACAGTGTTCTCACTACGCTAGTATTTGAAGAGGTTGCATTGCAATAAATGAAGTTTGGGCTATGCCTGGAAAAATGTGCTGACAAATACCCTGTTGGTCTCATCCTTTTGCATGCTTCGTGCAAAGTATGGTGATGGACTGATGAAATGGACAACTGCTCTTGCACTAATTTACTTTATTTTCATGTACAACTGTTCGCACGTTTAGCCATGTATCATGACCTGCACCATAGTTTTTCCGACCCACAATTACAGCCTTGAGTGAGATAATGTTTCACTGGTCTAACAGATAGTAACTAATTAGCTACAAAATTATGTCTCGGCACCGGTCTTAAACATAAGGAGTAGCCTGTGGTTGCGTTActggtaatgaattactttttcagtactTTTTACTCTAATTGATTCATTTTGCCAAAAAGTAATTTTGCAagaagtaatctgattacaatgtCAAGTAATACATCACAGACTAATTGATACGCTGAGAAAACGGATTGACAGCTCgtggaaaaaaaataaaaccatTTTACACGCACTGCCATGCTACCCTTTCACCTGGTCTATTCTGAGCGTGCAGAAAATAACTAATTAGCTACAAACTTATGTCTTGGCACCGGTCTTAAACATAGGGAGTAGCCTGTGATCGCATTACTGGTAATGAATTTCCTTTTTAGTAATGTTTACTGTAATCGATGAATTTTGCAAGGAAGTAATTTTGCAAGTGATCTCATTACATAATTCATTACAGAGTAATTGAAGCACTGAGAGAAAAGATTAACAGCCCATGggagaatgaaaaaaatacATTTTCCACCCACTGTCACGCTACCGATCTGTTCTGAGTGTGCCTTGACCATTGAGTACCTGGCCCTATTCTCAGTATTGCCCTATAATCTGACTTACTAAGTGTACCTTGGGACTGGCAGGGAACCAGTTTAGTTGCGTCATTTTGAAAGTTTTGGACCTTGAGGAATTGATGCTTTCGCTATGTGAAATATGCACCGGGACGCTGGGCGGTGCACTCATGTGCTGCTCTTATGACTCTTCTGCAGTGTTCAATAGCCACGGGCCAAAACCCCGTGGACGTGCCCTACTGAATTATCGCTGTGCAGCATCAGTTTTCGTATGTAGGTGTTCACTGTGGATATTCATGACATGAACAACAAGGTAATAGCCTCTTACTTAAATGCACCATGTGGCTCCATGTATTAAAAACTTGTTATCTTCAAAGCCAATGAGCTTGAATAAGCTTTGCCTCATGAGGTATGGTACGTGTAATATAAaaaatgtagtttttttctgtgaatatttttttctgtatcGCTGCTTGGGATGTTTGATGTCAGGATTGCTGCACTTGCACACTTACACATTTACGCAAATGTATACTTCAGCATAGGTCGGGCAGCCATTACATGCGTGATTCTTGCAAGTCCATTCTTGGACTTGCTGCCGCCGGTAAAGCTATGGTTAGAGAGCACCGATATTGCTTTGCTTTTCAGAAACCTGAAGTAATGCAGTACCATTAATGTTAAGTAATGTTATTAGATTAGATTTGTATACTGAGGTAATACATGatggtatttttttttcaagagtaAAAATAATGGTAAACAACTTTTCTGAAGTAACGTGTATGAGTCTGCTCAGTACATGGTCTGCCTGGCAGTTCCACACAAACCACAAAATTCTACATTAGGAGAAAGAAGCTCAATACGTCGCTTATTGAGTACATATTGACAACACACAATACACAGCACATAAATAAAAAGTTTATAAGATGCCAATAAGCATTCTATTTAGTAATGTCAATAGGAAGTGACTTGCAATAAGAACTCAATAGGGTCCATAGGGGGCTCATAGGACACCAATAGGAAGTCaattttcatttttgtaagggGTAAATCCTCAGTTCACTATTATTGCCtctaaaataattaaaaaggCACGTGACACGTTCACGGTCAGAACCAAACAACTACATGTGCGAGTATGAAAGTACAtctgatattttactgaaggtaCACAAAATGTGTCTAGTCACAGGTGCTCAAATGCTTTTTTATTCCGTTACTGAACAGGACCAGCAGCTAAGCAGAGAGTCCTGTAGTAAGATCATCCATCGCCACTCcatgctgcacaaacgcgcatatAGGGACCCGCTACGTAACTGCGTAACACACCGCATCAGAACACTCTGCTGTAAAGTTCGTGCAAGTAGTTGAGTATTCATATGTACAAAAGCGACAGAGTCCCCAAAATTCTGCAGTTCGACGTGAGATTCAGTCACGAAGTTGCAGCTACGCCGAGCGTGCTTATCCGATGCTGTTTGCTCGTTGTAGAAGATAATAACGAAGTTGTCCGAAAGAAACGTTCGTATAACGTTAGCTTCGTGAGCTCGGCTGTGCATTCTTCCTGCTCGCCTGCCATGCTAAAAAGGTTGAATCGCAAGTTTCCCGACTTCCCAGCTGGTCCCGTTATACGAAATCGCACATAGCGCGACCGCCCGAATACTCAAACGTGGCGCCGCCGCCAGCCGCCGCCACGAGATGGCAGCAGTTATGAATAAGGCGTAATGCCGAGCCGTTTTACATTCACgaagaacttcaatcgggagtgCGCCGGCTTCAGTCAGGCCTTGCCATGTTTCGGCCATTCTTGGAattccaaggcagcgacgaaggcttagagcaaacagggtccgaagggtattcAATGACGTTGTGAAAATCCTGTGCAGAAATGTGCGGCGCCGAATGGCAGGTCGTGATTTTCATATTGTCCAAACGGCAACGTCATCTGCATGCACAGAGAACACCACTTTGGGTAGAATTATCCATTTTAGGCccgccatcaccacgttaaagagtgtcggactcAGAATGTTTCCTTGGGCGACTCCTTGATGAACGTGATGCTTAGACCTATGGCCTTGGGATGTAGGGACAGCGACAATTcggagccgaccggataccccaaacgagcgcaaggcatgcagcacacaaatgtgcgagacggtatcatatgcgcgcttgatgtccagGAAAATCGATACAACGATCCGGCGATGAGCACGAGCATCTTGGACTGTACAGTccaggtcgagaactggatcaaTTGAGGTTCGATGGCGACAAAAACAACCCATTTCGTGAGTGAACACACCTTGCTTTTCGATCCACCAGTCGagacgatgcaaaaccattctctccatcagtttttccatacagcttgtcaggctcactgGGCGGAAGGAGgacagggcatttgggggcttgtctggtttcaggatggaaacaactaatgcctccttccaggtaggtgGTACAGATCCATGCTGCCAAGATGTATTATACACATCAATGAGAGTTTGGAGTGACGCCCGtgaaggtttcgcagtgcggcataggtgattttatcgggtctCGTGGAGGAACCcacgttcacaagcttcaacgctatATTTAGCACGATTACAGTGAAGTCAGGGTCCATAACCTTCCGTGAGCTGGGCCGGTCTTGGTGAATTTCGGCCGTCAAACTTTGGACAAAACTGTTGTGTACAGGggtcgtcgaggcagccgccagTGTCGTTACTGCCACACAGAAGTCTCACCCTTAACGATAGAAAATGTAGtaagaggattcttttgagggcgCACCTCCTCCAGAGACCGCATTGTCCTACAGGTCTTTGTGGCAAGCTCAAGCGGTGAAAGGTGTTCACAAAGCTTACGCTAACGCTTCCGGtcttctttcttaagttctcacGTTACTTTAAGCTTTCATCAGGTGGTATACCACAATGGcagtaagttgccctgtccgacgaggtGTTCTTTCTGTTCGGTGACGTAATGTCCTAAGGTGAttaattgctggagaatgaccgaAGTGTCCTGTTACCCTTTTTTAAACGTGACCACCGCGTCTTGAATGCCGCAAATAATTGCTTGCGAGGGAGCCTCTGGTGACATACCGGTGTACACAGGTGTTCCGAGACAGTCACGAAAGACTCTCCAGTTCGTGATAGATATCAGTCCAGTACTTGCTGAGAGCGGAAGTTTATCCTGCGAAATATACAGAGGAAAATTGTCACTACCTCTGGTGTCAACATctgtagcgcacgacaagtggcgaattaagTCCGCTGAACACTACAAAAGGTCCAAGACAGCGAGTGACATTGGTCATCGCATATAAGTTTGCTCTCGATTGTTCAGTAGGTACGTCACGATTCTCCATTActtctgtagaggaggtggtgttcctccacacgagtcctgaccggcgatgatggaatgtcccagcgggcggatggacgtggcctcacgctagggcggtgccggtagaactggctggcaagCGCAGGGGTGCGCGCCAGCACAGGCAAGTCTTCAttgtcgtccacgggccgcccccccccccccctcagacgcggagcggtgttgAGCTAGCGGTTGAGGTGCGAGTCGATACGTGAAGAGGGGAAAGAAGGGCaacacgtggaacagggacggctggACTTGCGTCTTGTGCTGAGTTGGCAGAAATGGCGGGATGAATGGTGCGGACAAGCGCTGATCGGGCGAGTTCCAGGGCCGGGCCGAAGCAGAGTGCAGGTAGGTAGGCGGATGTGATCAAGAGAGTGGGGCGACAGAActgcgaccggttcgtgagcggtgAGCTTGTACTGTCGCCaaggagagtgccggggaggaccatcgtgaagccctgggagaccgggagtagaacTCACTCTGGACTCCGTTGGTCCCGATGCCTCTTGACCGCAATTGGATGGGCTGTAGTATCTTGTACAGAAGCCTGATGTGAATTCGGGGAAGTCTTTCAGAATGGCAGCATAATGGGACTGCAAGGGCTCGAGAAAAGTTCCTATCACTGCGTACGGACGGCGAGCGCTGAGGGCGTGCACCGAAAGCGACGTCGACGCTTAGCTTGTAGGCAGCCAAGAAGGCAGCACCTAGGATGAGGACGTCGACAGCCGCGATTAGGAAAATCCATGGAAAGTGTCAACGAAGCCCAAGGTTGTGAGTCAGCGGTCGCTCGGCGTAGATGAGATTACCGGTGTTATTGACGGCTCGCAGCTGGTACGAGGAAGGTTGGAGGCGCTCGCTCCTAGTAGCGGGGAAAACACTCACTTCCGCACCTGTGTCAACAAGAAACTTTCGTCTGGAGGTCTTGCCAATGATGTAAAACAAGCGGCTTGTCGAAGAACGGAGGCCAGCCGCCGCTTCTAGCGGTCTCCGGGAATATTTCCCGTCCAGGAACAGCGGCTTTCGCATCGGCGGGCGCGCGCTCCGAAGCGGTAATGGTACCAACAAGGTCCGGAGTCATCAGGCGCAGGGCCGGTGGATGGTGACCGGTTGCGACCCCGTGCATAGGAAGGAGATCGGGACTGACGGCGAGGACGCCGGAACCGGGGGCGAAACTGCCGAGAAGTACGTAGAGCAGCTACCATTTCGGTGACGTCAGCGACGTCTGCTTGCAACCGAGACAGGGTATCAGAATTAGAGGTAGACTCGTGAGGACGGCTGATTGGGAGTATCGTAGGCAGGGTCGGCGGCGAGAAGGCGCACAGCGATGGAGCAGCGACCTCCATGATGCGGTCGGCACGCACTGCGAGCTCCTGAAGCGGCAGGGCCGAAGCTGTTGCCAGGATCATTTGTACGTTTGCAGGGACACGTTGCAAGAACAGCTGTTTCATTAGCTGGGGATCGAACGTCTGCGCGCGGTCGCCCAGGAGATTCTGCATGCGTTGCAGTAGTTGGCTTGGGCGCCGGTCCCCGAGTTCTTCCGCCAAAAGCAATTCCTGCAGTATCTTGCAGCTGGTTCCGGTCTCTCGTTCCGGCTGGTTAGGCGGCGAAGCCATCACGTTTGgatcaccaaatgtagaggaggtggtgtccctccacacgagtcctgaccggcgatgatggaatgtcccagcgggcagatggacgtggcctcacgctagggcggtgccggtagaactagCTGGCAAGCGCAGTGGTGCGCGCCAACAcgggcacgtcttcatcgtcgtccacgggccgcaacacttccaacaacctccttcccctgccgtccgtccttcggcttcccaaGGCCGTATGATGAGCATTGAAGCCACTCAGCCGAGCCCCATGGCTTCCAGTGAGTCgagtaagcgttcgaggtcatTTATATACTGACGAACGTTAACGCCATGGGCCCGAGGCGGACCTTGCAGGTGACATCATCATAAAAACGATGGCAAGCTGACCCCATGGGCGCAGCAACGGGGTCATTACGAACGTATaacgctgttctgctctcatatgattgatgagatcgatagattgtgtatcaaTTAACGCGATGTGCAGAGTCCATGCCGCGTTCGCATAAACACCTATGAAAGGAAACTTGTTCTGTTGCAGATGTGATTTCAAATCAGGAGGAAGCTTGTTACGCATGGTTCGAGGATTCCACCGCATCGCTATCaacagtgtatttgttgttgtagtttCTATACAATGCCTTCATGTGCCAGAAGTGCTttaacctcgggcagttgcgacgcaccatgAAATGCCGCGAGTACCGCAGAGAACAGTTCAAGAGAAGGCACATCTTCAGTAGCTGATGATGGTAACTGTCTTCTCATGCCTGTTGGTTctgtcacactggcgtaagtgcgTGTAACCTGCCTTGATGGACCAGGACGTGTAGGTGGCTTCGTGTGATGGGCTTAGCCGCGATGATGTTCTGCAACCTCCGCTGGCCTCGTGCAGAGTGAGGCGGGTGTGCAGCGAGGTGCCCTTCACCTAGCAATCAAACGAGCACGTATAGTAAGTATGttttcagcgtcttttttacagcgacagctgtatagtggagactttcccgagatcgcgtcggcgtcgtcggcattc includes these proteins:
- the LOC135380306 gene encoding uncharacterized protein LOC135380306 — its product is MASPPNQPERETGTSCKILQELLLAEELGDRRPSQLLQRMQNLLGDRAQTFDPQLMKQLFLQRVPANVQMILATASALPLQELAVRADRIMEVAAPSLCAFSPPTLPTILPISRPHESTSNSDTLSRLQADVADVTEMVAALRTSRQFRPRFRRPRRQSRSPSYARGRNRSPSTGPAPDDSGPCWYHYRFGARARRCESRCSWTGNIPGDR